The genomic region ACCATGCAATGGCGCTGTACATCGCGGGCATCGCCTTCAACAATGAGGAGTGGAAGGAGGCCGCCCGCAAGTTCATGGCGCGAGTAGTCGAGAAGCAGGACCCGTCCGGGTTCTGGTCGGAGAACTTCGGGCCGGTCGTCGGCTACAACGAGGTCTACGTCGAGGCCCTCGGCGTCTACTACACCTTCTCCAAGGACCCTGTGGTCCTTGAGGCACTGCGCCGTTCCGCCAGGTTCCACTCCAGCATGCTGTGGCCCAACGGCTCTCCCGTTCCCTGCATTGACGAGCGGCAGATCTACCACTCGGGCATCGACGCCGGGAACGTGGGCTTCACCTGGACCCCGGAGGGTCGGGGCTACCTGCGGCAGCAGATCGGCCTGGTCATGGCCGCCGGCCGCCTGACCAGTTCCGAGTACGCCGCGAACATGCTTCTGTACGGAGGCACCGGCGACAGCATCCTGCCCGCAGCCTCAGGCGACAAGGCTACCGTCTACCTCGGCAACAAGGACGCCGTCGTCACTCGCAGCAAGCCCTGGCAGTGGGCGATGTCGGCCTACGCCTGTCCCGTTCCGACCAGCCGCTGGATCCAGGACCGGCACAACCTCGTCGACGTCTACTACGACGACTTCGGACTGGTCGCCGGCGGCGGCAATACCAAGCTGCAGCCCTACTGGTCCACCTTCACCGTCGGCGATCCCGAGCTGCTCAAGCAGAAGGCGGGCGACGAGAGCCCCAACTTCGCCCCCGCCATCGACCTGAAGTGGACGCCGGACAAGGCCACCCTATCTGACGCGGGCGACGGACAGAAGCTGAGCCTGCAGTACGGTAGCCAGAGCTGCAGCGTCTCTGTCCTCCCCGAGAACGGCAACCTCAAGCTCCTCTACGAGGCACCCGCGGATCAGCGCGTCGAGGCACACCTGCCGCTGATGAACCGGGCCAAGCGCATCGTCCTTGCGGATGGCACCAAGCTCCCTCTGGGCGAGTCGCTGACACTCACTTCCGAGCAGGTCGGCCCGTGGTTCGCCTACGGCGACCTGAAGGTCACCATGCCCACAGGCGCGCGCCTGCTGTGGCCTGCCATGCAGCATGATCCGTACACGAAGGACGGTCACTCCGGGCTGTCCGTCGCCAAGCTCGTCCTGGCAATGCCCTTCACAAAGGGCGTCTCCCGGCAGGAAGTCGTTCTCTCCCGCGTACCGGTCGAGAAGTTCGACGGCACCGTCTTCGAGGCCCGCGATCTGAAGTTCGCCGTCGCTGGCGATGCCTACACAAAGCGCCTCGATGACCTGGGGTCGCAGTTGCTGGGTGGCAGGAACCTCGGCGCGTCGCTCGCCTTCACCGTGCCGGTTGAGAAGACGGGACGCTACGAACTCCTCGGCGACTTCGTGATCGCGCCCATGTATGCCATCGTCCAGGTCAGCGTCGACGGGAAGCCCGTCGGCGCGCCCTACGATGCCTGGTACCAGGATGTGGACTCCGGGGATCGCACGTCCTTCGGGGTAGTCGACTTGTCTGCGGGCGACCACGAGGTCAAGATCACGGTTCAGGGCAGGAACGAAAAGTCCACGGGCTACCTGGTCAGCGTCAAGCGCTGGCTGCTCAGGAACGCCAAGTAGCTCTCTGGCTGGTCCGGTTCCACTGGGGCCGGGCCAGCCCTTCCACCAGTGGCGACTTGGGGACTGTGGCCAACGCCCTCGAGCCGGTTCCGCGCGACCTCTTACTCTGAGGTCGCAGGAGGCACAGCTTCGGACGGCTCAACCGCGCAGAATTGGTTGTGCCGTCCGGCGATCCCTGTCAGGATTGCCGCTGCCACCATTCCCACCGGCCACAGGTGCCAGACGGTTCGCCAGGCCGCCGCGGAGCCCCGTACCTGTCCAACACGGTCCATGATGTGACCCGAGGCCCAACCCGAGGTCGCGGAGCCGACATAGCCCATGGCATCCACGAGTCCGGCAGCGGTACCTGCCGAAGCGCTCCCGGCGATGTTAGTCGGCATGGCGCAGGCGATCAGCGCCGCCGGTCCGGCTGAGAACATGCCAAGAGCCATGAGCCCCAGGGGCAGGAGACCCGGCATGCGCTCCATGAGCGCGGGGAAGTTGTAGGTCAGTACGGCCAGCACCAGCAGCGGTGCCGGAACCACCCACCAGGGCAGGCTGCGGCGGGTTCGCCGAGCCAGGTAGGTAAGCAGCGCGCAGCCGATCGCCCCGCCCAAGGGCAGCAGGAAAGCCTTCCGAGCCGCCTCCTCGGCAGAGCATCCGCCGGCCTCGGCCAGGAAGTGCGGTGTCCAGTCCAGCAACCCGTGCCAGCCGAAGCACAGGCAGGTACTCCCCAGGGCCACCATCCACAGCCACGGACTCGCCAGGCTTCGCAGCACCGTAACCAGGGGCATCTCCTGCTCCCCTGCTCCTCCCGCAGTTGCCGCCTCCCCCTCCTCGTCCGGCAACCCCAGGTCACCCGGGCCCTCACGCACCACCAGCAGGAACAGCCCCACAACCGCGAGGCAGACCCAGCCGGGGATCCAGAAAGCGTAGCGCCAACCGTGCTCACCCGTCGCATAGCCCGACAGAAGCCAGCTCAGACCGCTGCCGAGGATGTAGGCCGTACCAATCGCGCCCGAACTGACATCGCGCAGGCGCGGCGGGAACCAGTTGGCGAGGATGCGCACGATGGGCGTCCATCCCAGGGCCTGCAAGTACCCGTTGAGCGCCCACACCGCCGCCATCCACGGGTAGCTGTCGAGGTGTGAGAACACGAGGTTGAGAAGGGCCGAACCGGTGAGCCCGATTGCGATCATCCGACGCGGACGCAGGTGGTCGGCCAGTACCCCGTTCACCAGCTGTCCCGTCGCGTAGAAGCTCTTAAGCAGTGCCAACATCAACCCGAGTTGGTTCTTGGAGACACCACGGTCACGAGCAAGCTGCCCCTGGGCGGCCGCCAGGTTCACGCGGCACAGATAGAAAGCTGCGTAGGTGACCCAGAGCGCCCCGAGTATCCCTTTGCGCCATCGGGACAGCGCAACACGAGCGTCATCGTAGTAGGTCGTCGGCGAAGGCATGGCCGGTGGTTCGGCAGCCCCCCCGAGGTGACCTCTTGCCGACCTTTCACGCAGGGGAGGTCCTGTACACTTCGCGAGGAATTGTCTAGCCAGTCGAGCTCAACAATCGTCTCTGGAGGACCGCATGGACAGCGCCCGCAGAAAGCAGCTTCTCGCAGATCACAAACCTCCCGTGGTATGGCCCGGTGAGCCACTCCTCGGAGGCTGGTATGGAGAGGAAGAGATCGAGGTCGTCGTCAACACCATCCGGACCGCCATGGACTGGACGGTGGGTTTCGGCTTCATCTGCAAAGAGATCGAAGACTTCGAGCGTGCCTTCGCCGACTACTGCGGCGTAGGCGATTCCGTCTCCATCAACGGAGCCGGAACCGGCCTCGATATGGCCCTCATGTGCCTTGACCTGCAGCCCGGCGACGAGGTCATCGCCCCATCAGTCAACTTCCGCGCTGCTCCCGTGGCAATCATCGGCCAGGGCGCAACCTGGGTGCCCGGCGAGATCGACCCGCGCACCTTCCAGCTTGACCCGGCAGACGTCGAGCGCAAGATGACCGCCAACACCCGCGCGATCCTGCCGACCCACATGAACGGCATGTCGGCGCCGATCGACGACTACCTTGAGATCGCCAGCCGTCACCCGCATCCCAAGTACGGTCCGGCCAAGGTCATCGGCGACGCAGCACGGTCCTGCGGTGGCGGCTACAAGGGCCACAAGATCGGTTACGGAGCCTGGATGACGGTCTTCAGCTTCCACACTCAGAAGCTCATGACCACCCTCGGCGAGGGCGGAGCAGTCACCTGTGACGATCCCGAGGTCGCCCGACGTCTCCGAGCCATTCGCCAGTGGGGCGGCAACGAGTGGTGGGGCAGTAACTACAAGATGACCAAGGTCCAGGCCGCCGTTGGCATGGTCCAGCTCCGCAAGCTCGACGAGATGACCGCCAAGCGCGTAGCCCTGGCTCACAAGCGCACCGAGATGCTGTCCGAGGTCCCCGAACTCACACTCCCCTACGAGCCGCCGGAGTGCGACCACACCTTCTACCTGTACACCTGTCTCGTACCGAAGGACTGGGCCGGGGAGAAGCGCGACGAGCTCCTCCGCATCATGCGAGAGGACTACAACGTCGGCTGCTGCGTTGCCAACCCACCGGTACACAACAGCAGCGACTTCCTGCGCCGACACGTCGGCAACCTCAGCCTACCGGTGTCCGAGGAGACCTCCGCACGTCTCTTCTGCCCATCTTTGCACCCCCTGATGACCGATGAGGACAACGAGTACATCTGCGCCGCCCTCATGGAGACGGTCGAGCGCCTGCGTTAGCCCTTCGCACCGGTCACTGATCCTGCACAAACCTTGGGGCCCCGCATCCAAACCCTTCCGGGGAAGCTGCGGGGCCCCTTCGTCTTCTCCTGGACTATCACTCGTCCGCACCGGAATCAGGCCAGGAATCTCCGCGCCCCTTGCTCGACGAGCTCCTTCTTCGCCCTCGCTACCACCTCTTCGATCGCACCCACTTCCGGACGCGAGACGGGTTGGTAGGACGCCACGAGCTCCTTCCAGCGCTGATTCGCCCGTGTCGCTACCTGCCTCTCCAGGTCCTCGCCACCCGGCGGGTAGTTGGCGGCTCGGTCCATGAACTGCGGCAGCCACAACTCGCCCCGGAGGTGATGAGCGGTGT from Armatimonadia bacterium harbors:
- a CDS encoding MFS transporter, whose protein sequence is MPSPTTYYDDARVALSRWRKGILGALWVTYAAFYLCRVNLAAAQGQLARDRGVSKNQLGLMLALLKSFYATGQLVNGVLADHLRPRRMIAIGLTGSALLNLVFSHLDSYPWMAAVWALNGYLQALGWTPIVRILANWFPPRLRDVSSGAIGTAYILGSGLSWLLSGYATGEHGWRYAFWIPGWVCLAVVGLFLLVVREGPGDLGLPDEEGEAATAGGAGEQEMPLVTVLRSLASPWLWMVALGSTCLCFGWHGLLDWTPHFLAEAGGCSAEEAARKAFLLPLGGAIGCALLTYLARRTRRSLPWWVVPAPLLVLAVLTYNFPALMERMPGLLPLGLMALGMFSAGPAALIACAMPTNIAGSASAGTAAGLVDAMGYVGSATSGWASGHIMDRVGQVRGSAAAWRTVWHLWPVGMVAAAILTGIAGRHNQFCAVEPSEAVPPATSE
- a CDS encoding DegT/DnrJ/EryC1/StrS family aminotransferase — translated: MDSARRKQLLADHKPPVVWPGEPLLGGWYGEEEIEVVVNTIRTAMDWTVGFGFICKEIEDFERAFADYCGVGDSVSINGAGTGLDMALMCLDLQPGDEVIAPSVNFRAAPVAIIGQGATWVPGEIDPRTFQLDPADVERKMTANTRAILPTHMNGMSAPIDDYLEIASRHPHPKYGPAKVIGDAARSCGGGYKGHKIGYGAWMTVFSFHTQKLMTTLGEGGAVTCDDPEVARRLRAIRQWGGNEWWGSNYKMTKVQAAVGMVQLRKLDEMTAKRVALAHKRTEMLSEVPELTLPYEPPECDHTFYLYTCLVPKDWAGEKRDELLRIMREDYNVGCCVANPPVHNSSDFLRRHVGNLSLPVSEETSARLFCPSLHPLMTDEDNEYICAALMETVERLR